A stretch of the Teretinema zuelzerae genome encodes the following:
- a CDS encoding MBOAT family O-acyltransferase: MVFPTFGFAFFFLAVFIGFHYVFRRNLERRLFLCAASLLFYAFWDWRFCFILAASAAANYGFGLLVGLNRDHLKRKAFLVLSVVFNVALLGFFKYYDFFADSLNGLLFARSGGGFLLPLLHVVMPVGISFYTFKAMSYVFDVYLCKMPAVKSCLDVLNYLSFFPQVASGPIVHAEDFFPDMTRAIGSGLELGSRPIELDRAVLHIMLGLLKKMVFANYLSTLLVDPVFLDPLAFHALDVFLAGLAYAVVIYCDFSGYSDMAVGIALLLGFHTPANFDSPYASWSVTNFWRRWHISFSSWLRNYLYFSLGGSRFGTARTLLALFATMLLGGLWHGASWTFLLWGAMQGAALALERTFNYGTAPSPVPGKRILQVCGTFAFTYASWIVFRSASLGQAGLFFRSLLNFKGFSPLQFSPVNVILVTAGLAMHAVPRSVLSVMFRAYRALPLPVKALAAALFFAFLSVVSMAGIAPFIYFQF, translated from the coding sequence ATGGTTTTTCCAACTTTCGGATTCGCATTCTTTTTTCTCGCGGTGTTCATCGGTTTCCACTATGTATTCAGAAGGAACCTTGAACGCCGCTTGTTCCTCTGCGCCGCCAGCCTCCTCTTTTACGCCTTTTGGGACTGGCGGTTTTGTTTCATCCTCGCCGCCTCGGCGGCAGCGAATTACGGTTTCGGCCTTCTCGTCGGCTTGAACCGCGACCATCTGAAACGAAAGGCGTTTCTTGTTCTCTCGGTCGTTTTCAACGTCGCCCTTCTCGGCTTTTTTAAATACTACGATTTTTTCGCGGACTCTTTGAATGGGCTTCTGTTCGCCAGGAGCGGCGGAGGCTTTCTGCTTCCTCTTCTTCATGTCGTCATGCCGGTCGGCATTTCCTTTTATACGTTCAAGGCGATGAGCTATGTTTTCGACGTATATCTGTGCAAGATGCCCGCGGTGAAATCCTGTCTCGACGTTCTCAACTATCTTTCCTTCTTCCCCCAGGTCGCTTCCGGTCCGATCGTTCATGCCGAGGATTTCTTTCCCGACATGACCCGCGCGATCGGCTCGGGTCTCGAACTCGGCTCGCGACCGATCGAGCTCGACAGGGCCGTCCTCCATATCATGCTCGGCCTCTTAAAGAAAATGGTCTTCGCCAATTATCTTTCGACGCTTCTGGTCGACCCCGTTTTTCTCGATCCCCTCGCGTTCCATGCTCTCGATGTGTTTTTAGCCGGACTCGCCTACGCCGTCGTCATTTACTGCGATTTTTCCGGCTACAGCGACATGGCGGTCGGCATCGCCTTGCTTCTCGGTTTTCATACTCCCGCGAACTTCGATTCGCCCTACGCCTCGTGGTCAGTCACCAATTTCTGGCGCCGGTGGCACATCAGCTTTTCCTCATGGCTGAGAAATTATCTGTATTTCAGCCTCGGCGGATCCCGGTTCGGGACAGCGAGAACCCTTCTTGCTCTCTTCGCCACCATGCTGCTCGGCGGCCTCTGGCACGGAGCTTCCTGGACCTTTCTGCTGTGGGGAGCCATGCAGGGAGCCGCCCTCGCATTGGAGCGAACCTTCAATTACGGAACGGCTCCTTCTCCCGTTCCCGGCAAGAGAATTCTGCAAGTGTGCGGAACCTTCGCCTTCACCTATGCGAGCTGGATCGTGTTCCGCTCGGCTTCTCTCGGCCAGGCAGGCCTTTTCTTCCGTTCCCTTCTCAATTTCAAGGGCTTCTCGCCGCTTCAGTTTTCGCCTGTCAACGTGATTCTCGTCACGGCGGGACTCGCCATGCACGCAGTCCCCCGGTCTGTACTCTCCGTCATGTTCCGCGCATACCGCGCGCTGCCTCTTCCGGTGAAGGCTCTCGCCGCGGCCCTTTTCTTCGCCTTCCTGTCCGTTGTTTCGATGGCGGGAATTGCCCCGTTCATTTATTTCCAATTCTAG
- a CDS encoding LL-diaminopimelate aminotransferase, whose amino-acid sequence MLKRNPRIANLSSGYLFPEISKRRAAYAKAHPEAKIISLGIGNTTEPLTPHIVSALHAEVSRLGTPEGYSGYGDETGLAALRAKIAEVLYENRVSADEVFISDGAKCDIGRLQYLFGPDAKVCVQDPAYPVYVDGSVMAGAAGPAASGASGYAGIVYMPCTAANGFFPDLALVPENSLIYFCSPNNPTGAVATREQLTSLVRVAREKSSIIIFDSAYSAFIRDPALPRSIFEIPGARECSIEVNSFSKPIGFTGVRLGWSIVPRELSFADGTPVAADWTRLMTTIFNGASNIAQQGGLASLDEQGIAETLALTDYYLENARLIRETLSGENFRNAGVSIFGGDNAPYVWARFPGRKSWEIFDLILDSCHVVCTPGAGFGPAGEEFIRFSSFGHRAQVSEACSRLSKLILS is encoded by the coding sequence ATGCTGAAACGAAATCCCCGGATCGCGAATCTTTCATCCGGCTACCTCTTCCCCGAGATCTCGAAACGCCGCGCCGCATACGCGAAAGCGCATCCTGAGGCGAAGATCATCAGTCTCGGGATCGGAAACACAACGGAGCCTCTCACTCCCCATATCGTCTCGGCTCTTCATGCGGAGGTTTCCCGCCTGGGCACACCCGAAGGCTATTCAGGCTACGGCGACGAAACCGGGCTTGCGGCCCTTCGAGCGAAAATCGCAGAAGTATTATATGAAAACCGCGTAAGCGCTGACGAAGTTTTTATTTCCGACGGAGCGAAATGCGACATCGGCAGGCTGCAGTATCTTTTCGGGCCGGACGCGAAGGTATGCGTTCAGGATCCGGCCTATCCGGTCTATGTCGACGGCTCTGTCATGGCGGGAGCCGCCGGCCCGGCCGCATCCGGCGCGAGCGGTTACGCGGGCATCGTTTATATGCCCTGTACAGCGGCGAACGGCTTTTTTCCGGATCTCGCGCTGGTTCCTGAAAACTCGCTCATTTATTTCTGTTCTCCGAACAATCCGACCGGAGCCGTCGCGACGCGCGAACAGCTGACTTCCCTCGTGCGCGTCGCCAGGGAAAAATCTTCCATCATCATTTTCGATTCCGCCTACTCGGCCTTCATCCGCGACCCGGCTCTTCCCCGTTCGATTTTCGAGATCCCGGGAGCAAGAGAGTGCTCCATCGAAGTGAACTCGTTCTCCAAGCCGATCGGCTTCACCGGCGTGCGTTTGGGCTGGTCGATCGTTCCCCGCGAACTTTCTTTCGCGGACGGAACACCCGTCGCCGCCGATTGGACCCGCCTCATGACGACTATATTCAACGGCGCCTCGAACATTGCCCAACAGGGCGGACTCGCGTCCCTGGACGAACAGGGCATTGCCGAAACGCTCGCGCTCACGGATTACTATCTTGAAAACGCCCGCCTCATCCGCGAAACCCTTTCGGGAGAGAACTTCCGCAACGCGGGCGTATCAATTTTCGGAGGAGACAACGCTCCGTACGTGTGGGCAAGATTTCCGGGACGGAAGAGCTGGGAAATATTCGATCTGATTCTGGATTCCTGCCACGTCGTGTGCACCCCCGGCGCCGGATTCGGGCCCGCGGGCGAAGAGTTCATCCGCTTCAGTTCTTTCGGCCACCGCGCTCAGGTTTCAGAGGCTTGCAGCAGATTGTCCAAACTGATTCTGTCTTGA
- a CDS encoding DUF459 domain-containing protein, with amino-acid sequence MRIIAPSDGFYSVNKTLLFALLTAVFASLFCAKDLWIPASRISDLHVRAVLLSLTDLISHHAGKTTLDCAVPLVRSAYLKTAGLENHPSWDSRYFNRRQPAESLPSSSAASIETNASSSFSPDVLSPPARQGELSSPETVLQSPAEQSSSGSLPISNAENPPASPVERSKSFVHSSQNPLSVFMFGDSQVFSLGSGLSRLAGKDSPVDVEFLAIHSSGIIRGDYYNWKSKLADTLSSSPRDAVIMMLGMNDWQNFWNDEGRVMVKGTEEWNEAYRKKCRDLIDVALLYGSRLYWIEMPLVKSQAYAQNLAAVDRVQAEVASEYSPDLVTRVSLREFLGKNEIPYTDSVDFKGKIIRIMSEDGSHFTVEGGQLAMSPLFKRLSADFAFSELPVAHLPE; translated from the coding sequence ATGCGCATAATCGCTCCTTCAGACGGCTTCTATTCCGTAAATAAAACCCTTCTTTTCGCGCTGTTGACCGCGGTTTTCGCTTCACTATTCTGCGCGAAGGATCTTTGGATTCCCGCTTCCCGGATCAGCGACCTTCACGTTCGCGCAGTCCTGCTTTCGCTCACGGATCTTATCTCTCACCATGCCGGCAAAACCACTTTAGACTGCGCGGTGCCGCTCGTTCGCTCCGCGTATTTGAAAACCGCCGGCCTGGAAAATCATCCCTCCTGGGATTCGCGCTACTTCAACCGGAGGCAGCCGGCAGAAAGCCTTCCTTCTTCATCGGCGGCTTCAATCGAAACAAACGCCTCCTCTTCCTTCTCCCCGGACGTGCTGTCTCCGCCCGCCCGGCAAGGTGAGCTGTCATCCCCTGAAACCGTCCTGCAGAGTCCCGCGGAACAGTCTTCCTCAGGCTCGCTTCCGATCTCAAACGCTGAAAACCCGCCCGCCTCACCGGTTGAAAGATCGAAATCCTTTGTCCATTCGTCCCAAAATCCCTTAAGCGTTTTCATGTTCGGCGATTCTCAGGTTTTCAGCCTCGGCTCGGGGCTTTCCCGCCTCGCCGGAAAGGATTCTCCCGTAGACGTCGAATTTCTCGCGATCCACTCGTCGGGCATAATCCGCGGCGATTATTATAATTGGAAATCGAAGCTCGCCGATACGCTCTCTTCCTCCCCCCGCGACGCGGTGATCATGATGCTCGGAATGAACGACTGGCAGAATTTCTGGAACGACGAAGGCCGGGTGATGGTGAAGGGCACGGAAGAATGGAACGAGGCCTACCGCAAAAAATGCCGAGATTTGATCGACGTCGCGCTGCTCTATGGTTCTCGCCTCTACTGGATAGAAATGCCTCTGGTGAAAAGCCAAGCCTACGCGCAGAATCTGGCCGCCGTTGACCGGGTGCAGGCAGAGGTCGCCTCCGAATACAGCCCCGATCTCGTCACCCGCGTTTCTCTGCGGGAATTTTTGGGTAAAAACGAAATACCCTATACCGATTCTGTCGATTTTAAAGGCAAGATTATCCGGATCATGTCGGAAGACGGCAGCCACTTTACGGTTGAAGGAGGCCAGCTTGCCATGAGCCCGCTGTTCAAACGCCTCTCGGCAGACTTCGCCTTCTCGGAACTGCCAGTTGCCCATCTTCCGGAATAG
- a CDS encoding helix-turn-helix domain-containing protein → MKQSYNVKQIVGNNLRKIRNRRKLSQLDLSDRTGRSLTYINNIENGKKFLSEKTLQLLCTALEAYPFEFFLTDDIPNLDQAYEIQKEQEKMLNDLNEVLSRYQRKGENSD, encoded by the coding sequence ATGAAGCAATCTTACAACGTCAAACAGATAGTAGGAAACAATCTGCGCAAGATCCGAAACCGCCGGAAACTCTCCCAGCTTGACCTTTCGGATCGTACCGGCAGATCTCTGACCTACATAAACAATATTGAAAACGGAAAGAAGTTTCTTTCCGAAAAAACCCTGCAATTGCTTTGCACCGCGCTCGAAGCCTATCCTTTCGAATTCTTTTTAACAGACGATATCCCGAATCTCGACCAGGCATACGAAATACAAAAAGAACAGGAAAAAATGCTGAACGATCTGAATGAAGTACTCTCCAGATATCAAAGAAAAGGAGAGAATTCAGACTGA
- the ilvD gene encoding dihydroxy-acid dehydratase, with amino-acid sequence MRSERTKKGIERAPHRSLFRAMGYTDEEMARPIIGVVNSKNEIIPGHIHLDAIVDAVKAGIRMAGGTPMEFPAIGVCDGIAMNHEGMKYSLVTRELIADSIECVATAHAFDALVMIPNCDKVVPGMLMAAGRLDLPTVFVSGGPMLAGKYGNKRLSLTNMFEAVGSVAAGKMSEEELSEMEMCACPTCGSCSGMFTANSMNCVTEVLGMGLPGNGTIPAVYSARIALAKKAGMAVMDMFEKGITARQIMNEKAFENALAADMALGCSSNTILHLPAIAHEAGVKINLRRINEISETTPNLCRLAPAGDSFIEDLDEAGGIQAVLAELDKKGILHTDLLTVTGKTIAENIKNARNKNPAVLRPSDNPWSATGGIAILFGNLAPNGCVVKRSACAPEMLKHSGPARVFNSEEDCFKAVMNNRIKAGDVVVIRYEGPRGGPGMREMLSVTAALAGQGLDKQVALITDGRFSGATRGASIGHCSPEAAVGGPIAFVEEGDIIAVDINAYSIKLEVADEELERRKAAWTAPEPKVTKGFLARYAKMVSSADTGAVLS; translated from the coding sequence ATGAGAAGCGAAAGAACGAAGAAGGGTATCGAGCGGGCTCCGCATCGCTCGCTTTTCAGGGCAATGGGCTATACGGACGAAGAAATGGCGCGGCCGATCATCGGAGTCGTCAATTCAAAGAACGAGATTATTCCCGGTCATATTCATCTTGACGCGATCGTCGACGCGGTTAAAGCCGGCATCAGAATGGCGGGCGGAACTCCGATGGAATTCCCCGCGATCGGCGTATGCGACGGCATAGCCATGAATCACGAAGGCATGAAGTATTCGCTCGTCACCCGCGAGCTCATCGCGGATTCCATCGAATGCGTTGCGACCGCCCATGCATTCGACGCGCTCGTGATGATACCGAACTGCGACAAGGTCGTTCCCGGAATGCTCATGGCCGCGGGCCGCCTCGATCTTCCCACCGTGTTTGTTTCAGGAGGCCCGATGCTTGCCGGAAAATACGGAAACAAACGGCTGTCGCTAACCAATATGTTCGAAGCCGTCGGATCGGTAGCCGCCGGAAAAATGAGCGAAGAAGAACTCAGCGAGATGGAAATGTGCGCTTGCCCTACCTGCGGCTCCTGTTCCGGCATGTTCACTGCCAACTCGATGAACTGCGTCACCGAGGTTCTCGGGATGGGCCTTCCCGGAAACGGCACGATTCCCGCGGTATACTCAGCCCGCATCGCGCTTGCGAAAAAGGCCGGCATGGCCGTAATGGACATGTTCGAAAAGGGCATTACCGCCCGGCAGATCATGAACGAAAAAGCCTTCGAAAACGCTTTGGCGGCCGATATGGCCCTGGGTTGCAGCTCCAACACGATCCTGCACCTGCCCGCGATCGCTCATGAAGCCGGCGTAAAAATCAATCTTCGCCGGATTAACGAAATTTCCGAAACCACTCCGAACCTTTGCCGCCTTGCTCCCGCCGGAGACTCCTTCATCGAGGATCTCGACGAAGCCGGAGGCATTCAGGCGGTGCTTGCGGAATTGGATAAAAAGGGAATCCTTCATACCGATCTGCTTACGGTTACCGGCAAGACGATCGCGGAAAACATCAAGAATGCCCGCAATAAAAATCCGGCTGTCCTCCGTCCCTCCGACAATCCCTGGTCCGCGACCGGCGGCATCGCCATCCTGTTCGGCAACCTCGCGCCGAACGGCTGCGTCGTGAAAAGATCGGCCTGCGCCCCTGAAATGCTCAAACATTCAGGACCGGCGCGCGTTTTCAATTCCGAAGAAGACTGTTTCAAGGCGGTCATGAACAATCGCATAAAAGCCGGAGACGTCGTGGTCATCAGATACGAAGGCCCGCGAGGCGGCCCGGGAATGCGTGAAATGCTGTCCGTTACCGCGGCTCTCGCCGGACAGGGGCTTGATAAGCAAGTCGCCTTGATCACCGACGGCCGCTTTTCCGGCGCTACCAGGGGAGCCTCGATCGGCCACTGCTCGCCCGAAGCCGCAGTGGGCGGACCGATCGCCTTCGTCGAGGAAGGCGATATAATCGCCGTCGATATAAACGCGTACTCAATCAAGCTTGAAGTAGCGGACGAGGAGCTCGAGCGGAGAAAAGCCGCATGGACGGCTCCCGAACCCAAAGTTACCAAGGGCTTCCTGGCCCGATACGCAAAAATGGTATCCAGCGCGGATACGGGAGCTGTATTGTCATGA
- the ilvB gene encoding biosynthetic-type acetolactate synthase large subunit: MKYTGAKIVIECLAEQGVKTVFGYPGGTILNIYDELYKNSDRIEHILTAHEQGAAHAADGYARSTGKVGVVLATSGPGCTNLVTGIATAFMDSVPMVAITCNVPTHLLGKDSFQEVDITGITMSITKHNYIVRDVNELAGVVREAFDIARSGRPGPVLIDIPKDITAASAEWTPLAAPVGSVHTPAVNRTNVKIPVASPRAIADAAALISKSARPFFYVGGGVVISDASGELRALAEKINAPVSVTLMGKTAFPAPHALCTGMIGMHGTKASNTAANQCDLLIAVGARFSDRVISDPKKFARSASILQIDIDPAEINKNMPTQACLNGNIKEILASLVSLVSARPRDGWNDSVDEWKTHIPAMYSRKTSLHPRFVLESVHERVGDDAIITTEVGQHQMWVAQFYPFSKPRTFLTSGGLGTMGYGTGAAMGAQAGNPDRTVVHIAGDGSFRMNLNELATISHYNLPVIIIVANNGTLGMVRQWQKMFYDKRYSATTLDRPPDFVKLADAFGIRGFRAKTEAEFVSAFDQALAERKPALIDCYMDIDEMVFPMVPAGKPIDELLLDAQS, translated from the coding sequence ATGAAATATACTGGAGCGAAAATTGTGATCGAGTGCCTTGCGGAGCAGGGCGTAAAAACCGTATTCGGATATCCGGGCGGAACCATACTCAATATTTACGACGAATTGTATAAGAACTCCGACCGGATAGAGCACATCCTCACCGCTCATGAACAGGGCGCGGCCCACGCCGCAGACGGGTACGCCCGCTCGACCGGAAAAGTCGGCGTCGTCCTGGCCACAAGCGGTCCCGGCTGCACCAATCTCGTCACCGGCATCGCCACCGCCTTCATGGATTCGGTTCCGATGGTCGCCATCACCTGCAACGTTCCGACCCATCTTCTAGGCAAGGACAGTTTTCAGGAAGTCGACATTACCGGCATCACCATGAGTATCACCAAGCATAATTACATCGTGCGCGACGTGAACGAACTCGCCGGAGTAGTCCGGGAAGCCTTCGATATCGCCCGGTCCGGAAGGCCCGGCCCGGTTCTCATCGATATTCCCAAGGACATCACCGCGGCTTCTGCCGAGTGGACTCCTCTTGCGGCGCCGGTCGGCTCGGTTCATACTCCGGCCGTCAATCGCACGAACGTTAAAATTCCGGTAGCCAGTCCCCGGGCGATAGCGGATGCAGCAGCCCTGATATCAAAATCGGCTCGCCCCTTTTTCTATGTCGGCGGCGGCGTGGTCATCTCCGACGCGTCCGGGGAGCTTCGCGCTCTGGCGGAAAAAATCAACGCGCCGGTCTCGGTCACTCTGATGGGCAAAACGGCTTTCCCCGCTCCGCATGCCCTGTGCACCGGCATGATCGGAATGCACGGAACAAAGGCTTCGAACACAGCGGCGAATCAATGCGATCTTCTGATCGCGGTGGGCGCCCGATTTTCGGACCGCGTCATCTCCGATCCGAAAAAATTCGCCCGTTCCGCCTCGATCCTCCAAATCGACATAGACCCGGCTGAAATCAATAAAAACATGCCCACACAGGCCTGTCTGAACGGAAACATCAAGGAAATTCTCGCCTCGCTTGTATCTCTCGTTTCCGCTCGCCCCCGCGACGGCTGGAACGACAGCGTCGACGAGTGGAAAACCCACATTCCCGCGATGTATTCGCGGAAAACCTCGCTTCATCCCCGCTTCGTTCTCGAGTCGGTGCACGAGCGGGTAGGGGACGACGCGATCATTACGACAGAGGTCGGCCAGCATCAGATGTGGGTCGCCCAGTTTTATCCGTTCTCCAAGCCCCGCACCTTCCTGACCTCGGGCGGTTTGGGCACCATGGGCTACGGAACCGGCGCCGCTATGGGCGCCCAGGCGGGAAATCCCGACCGCACCGTGGTTCATATCGCCGGAGACGGCTCGTTCCGCATGAACCTCAACGAGCTTGCGACGATCTCGCATTACAATCTGCCGGTGATCATCATCGTCGCGAACAACGGCACCCTCGGCATGGTCCGCCAGTGGCAGAAGATGTTCTACGACAAGCGCTATTCGGCCACCACGCTCGATCGTCCGCCGGATTTCGTCAAGCTCGCGGACGCCTTCGGCATCCGAGGCTTCAGGGCGAAAACAGAAGCCGAATTCGTGTCCGCCTTCGATCAGGCCCTCGCGGAGCGGAAGCCCGCGCTGATCGACTGCTACATGGACATCGATGAAATGGTATTTCCGATGGTTCCCGCAGGAAAACCTATTGACGAATTGCTTTTGGATGCACAATCCTAG
- a CDS encoding chemotaxis protein CheA produces MSDYLDINNEELLKDFFSEAEQQVFTLESNILIIENDPSNHDAIDEIFRAAHTLKGGSATVEMHELSGFTHIVEDLLDVIREGALAVNGPVVDVLLKSLDIIKAMLEARASGSVYSKDVSDIKNKLVSLIPAKEPKQKTPAKKAKAESAPAAPAPVARAPDASVPITDGAGLLSEYEVLELGEAVPSGSNVYMVKVFFDESNPMNSVGGIQVFASLKQAGQVLKTIPDFDALYEDQFHETVIYFLASSEQVGRIQKVASISDVTTKVEVALFEFRKASAPAPQSAPVQTAPSPVPAPQAVRPSAEASPSVDESDESETQAETAIPERSEAPRKAASPSSSGHSSGSVLRVDSRRIDYLLNLVSETVITKASFNQSGMQFTELISEFQQSEALYKEKLRKLLDHIPDYLEQVQNGYSIKELKKELNAEYSDIFELFSTFEVSMKGSVSKFRSAAQNLGRITGELQEGVMKIRMVPISQIFSRFPRLVRDLSHDLNKKVQLVIEGEETELDKSVIEDLLDPIMHCVRNALDHGIESPERRSELGKPEEGRVLLKASNEGNMIVIEISDDGHGIDVESVKRKAVSKGIIHPGKNLTDVEAFQLVFEPGFSTADKITNVSGRGVGLDVVRTHIEKLNGTVTISSQPNIGSRFTIRLPLTLAIIQGLLVRVGKEVYSIPITSVIESHRVKAEEINRIDNYEVFNVRNEVISLLRLNRLFGIKSNESQEYSYIVIVGTAEKKVGLMVDSLIGEEDVVIKPLRDQFTNSPGIAGASILGDGSVSLIIDVSQLLDLGLKQELMARERREASVW; encoded by the coding sequence ATGAGTGATTATCTGGATATCAACAACGAAGAACTGCTGAAGGACTTTTTCAGCGAAGCGGAACAGCAGGTATTTACCCTCGAAAGCAACATTTTAATCATCGAGAACGATCCGTCCAATCATGACGCTATCGATGAGATCTTTCGGGCGGCCCACACCCTGAAAGGCGGTTCCGCCACTGTGGAAATGCATGAACTGTCCGGATTTACTCATATCGTGGAAGATCTCCTCGATGTTATCCGCGAAGGAGCCCTCGCAGTAAACGGTCCGGTCGTGGATGTTCTGTTAAAATCCCTTGACATTATCAAGGCCATGCTCGAAGCCCGGGCGTCCGGCTCTGTGTATTCCAAGGATGTTTCTGACATAAAAAACAAACTGGTCTCTCTGATTCCCGCCAAGGAGCCGAAGCAGAAAACTCCCGCTAAAAAAGCGAAGGCTGAATCCGCACCAGCCGCTCCCGCTCCGGTTGCCCGCGCTCCCGATGCATCAGTGCCTATCACAGACGGCGCCGGCTTGCTGTCTGAGTACGAGGTTCTTGAACTCGGCGAAGCGGTTCCCTCCGGTTCGAACGTATATATGGTCAAGGTATTCTTCGACGAATCGAATCCGATGAATTCTGTCGGCGGAATCCAGGTTTTCGCCTCCTTGAAACAGGCCGGCCAGGTTTTAAAGACCATCCCGGACTTCGATGCCCTCTACGAAGACCAGTTTCATGAAACGGTAATTTACTTTTTAGCCTCATCCGAACAGGTTGGAAGAATTCAAAAGGTGGCGAGCATTTCCGATGTGACCACGAAGGTTGAAGTCGCACTTTTCGAATTCCGCAAAGCGTCGGCGCCGGCGCCTCAGAGCGCTCCGGTTCAAACCGCGCCTTCTCCGGTTCCTGCGCCCCAGGCGGTCCGCCCTTCGGCGGAAGCCTCTCCTTCGGTCGATGAAAGCGACGAATCGGAAACGCAGGCTGAAACAGCGATTCCCGAACGATCGGAAGCTCCCAGAAAAGCCGCGTCTCCTTCGTCGAGCGGGCATTCCTCCGGTTCGGTTCTCCGCGTAGATTCCCGCCGCATCGATTATCTGCTGAATCTGGTCAGCGAAACCGTCATCACCAAGGCCTCCTTTAATCAGAGCGGAATGCAGTTCACCGAACTCATATCCGAATTCCAGCAGTCGGAAGCCTTGTACAAGGAAAAACTGAGAAAACTGCTCGACCACATCCCTGATTATCTTGAACAGGTTCAAAACGGCTACAGCATCAAGGAACTGAAAAAGGAATTGAATGCCGAGTATTCGGATATTTTCGAACTCTTTTCCACCTTTGAAGTTTCAATGAAGGGCTCCGTCTCTAAATTCCGTTCCGCGGCGCAGAACCTCGGCCGAATCACCGGCGAACTTCAGGAAGGCGTCATGAAGATCAGGATGGTTCCGATCAGCCAGATTTTCAGCCGGTTTCCCCGATTGGTACGGGATCTTTCCCATGATCTGAACAAGAAAGTGCAGCTCGTCATCGAGGGAGAGGAAACAGAGCTCGATAAATCCGTTATAGAAGATTTGCTCGATCCCATCATGCACTGCGTGCGGAACGCCTTGGATCATGGAATCGAATCGCCCGAGCGCCGCAGCGAGCTCGGCAAGCCGGAGGAGGGCAGGGTTCTCCTGAAGGCGAGCAACGAAGGAAACATGATCGTCATCGAGATTTCCGACGACGGCCATGGAATCGACGTCGAATCGGTCAAGAGAAAGGCCGTTTCAAAGGGAATCATCCATCCCGGAAAGAATCTTACCGATGTCGAAGCCTTCCAGCTCGTGTTCGAGCCCGGTTTTTCGACAGCCGACAAGATCACCAACGTATCCGGGCGCGGCGTCGGCCTCGACGTTGTGCGGACGCACATAGAAAAACTCAACGGAACGGTCACTATATCGTCCCAGCCGAATATCGGCTCCCGCTTTACGATACGGCTGCCCCTCACGCTTGCGATCATTCAGGGTCTTTTGGTACGAGTCGGAAAAGAGGTATACTCGATTCCGATAACCTCCGTCATCGAAAGCCATCGGGTGAAAGCAGAAGAGATCAACCGGATCGACAACTACGAGGTATTCAATGTGCGCAACGAGGTAATCAGCCTTCTGCGCCTGAACAGGCTTTTCGGCATCAAATCGAACGAATCCCAGGAATACAGTTACATCGTCATCGTCGGAACGGCCGAAAAAAAAGTCGGCCTCATGGTGGACAGTTTAATAGGGGAAGAAGACGTGGTAATCAAGCCCCTGCGCGATCAATTCACCAATTCGCCGGGAATCGCCGGAGCTTCAATCCTCGGAGACGGATCAGTCTCTCTGATTATAGATGTCAGCCAGCTTCTTGATCTCGGGCTCAAACAGGAATTAATGGCCCGCGAACGTCGCGAAGCATCAGTGTGGTAA